In Excalfactoria chinensis isolate bCotChi1 chromosome 3, bCotChi1.hap2, whole genome shotgun sequence, one DNA window encodes the following:
- the CNKSR3 gene encoding connector enhancer of kinase suppressor of ras 3 isoform X1, with amino-acid sequence MEPVTKWSPKQVVDWTKGLDDCLQQYVHKFEREKINGEQLLQISHQDLEDMGITRIGHQELVLEAVDLLCALNYGLETDNMKSLVLKLRASSNNLQNYICTRRKSSNYDGNTSRKPPNEFLTSVVELIGAAKALLAWLDRTPFTGIADFSSMKNRIIQLCLDLTTTVQKDCTVADMEDKVQTVSKTLNGICDKAIRSTTDPLMSQCACLEEVHLTNIRPGEGLGMYIKSTYDGLHVITGTTENSPADRSQKIHAGDEVIQVNQQTVVGWQLKNLVAKLRENPAGVRLLLKKRPTGSFHFTPAPLKNLRWKPPLVQTTSPPPTSTQSPESTMDTSVKKEKPAILDLYIPPPPAVPYSPRDEKGNFLYGGGSKPSHPLLGSKGAESPNSFLDQESRRRRFTIADSDQLPGYHMEANILPAKMREKTQSYGKPRPLSMPADGSWIGAAEPFSRPRAPGRKGEDVLCRYFSNERIPPIIEESPSTQHPLSRPMSEKQLVRGMDYIRGSRCFMNTDLHNSATIPFQEEGAKKSSVTSSTKSSSAEPSLLVSWITRLKLLTH; translated from the exons GCCTGGATGATTGCCTGCAGCAGTACGTCCACAAATTTGAACGAGAGAAGATCAATGGTGAACAGCTGTTACAGATTTCTCACCAGGATCTTGAAGATATGGGTATCACACGGATTGGACACCAGGAACTGGTTTTAGAAGCTGTGGATCTCCTGTGTGCACTG AACTATGGGCTTGAAACAGACAATATGAAGAGCTTGGTTCTCAAGCTGCGCGCATCATCCAACAATCTACAAAATTACATCTGTACCCGTAGGAAAAGCTCAAATTATGATGGGAATACTTCACGCAAGCCTCCCAATGAATTCCTTACTTCTGTGGTAGAGCTTATTGGTGCTGCTAAGGCCCTGCTTGCTTGGTTGGACAG GACTCCATTTACAGGTATTGCTGACTTTTCAtcaatgaaaaacagaataattcagCTCTGCTTGGACCTTACTACTACTGTTCAGAAG gACTGTACTGTGGCTGACATGGAAGATAAAGTTCAGACTGTA TCCAAGACTTTAAATGGAATTTGTGATAAAGCTATCCGATCAACTACAGATCCATTGATGAGCCAGTGTGCATGTCTGGAGGAAGTTCACTTAACCAACATTAGACCTGGGGAAGGCCTG gGTATGTACATAAAGTCAACTTATGATGGATTACATGTAATTACTGGCACTACAGAAAAT TCTCCCGCTGATAGATCTCAGAAGATTCATGCTGGTGATGAGGTGATCCAGGTTAACCAACAAACTGTG GTTGGGTGGCAACTAAAAAATCTGGTGGCAAAGTTGCGAGAGAATCCTGCTGGAGTTAGGCTGCTTCTCAAGAAACGTCCAACTGGCTCTTTCCACTTCACCCCCGCTCCACTGAAGAACCTGCGCTGGAAGCCACCTTTGGTGCAG ACGACCAGTCCTCCACCAACTTCAACCCAGTCTCCAGAAAGCACCATGGACACCTCAGTGAAAAAGGAGAAGCCAGCCATTTTGGATCTGTATATACCACCTCCACCAGCTGTTCCATATTCTCCTCG AGATGAAAAGGGGAATTTTCTATATGGAGGAGGCAGCAAACCCAGTCATCCATTACTTGGATCCAAAGGTGCCGAGTCTCCCAATTCTTTTCTGGATCAGGAAAGTCGAAGGAGAAGATTTACTATTGCTGATTCTGATCAGCTGCCTGGATATCATATGGAAGCAAATATACTGCCAGCCaagatgagagaaaaaacacagtCATATG GAAAACCTCGTCCCTTATCAATGCCTGCTGATGGGAGTTGGATAGGAGCCGCGGAGCCCTTCTCTAGGCCACGAGCACCAGGAAGAAAAG GTGAAGATGTCCTCTGTAGGTACTTCAGTAATGAACGGATACCCCCAATCATTGAAGAAAGTCCCTCCACACAACACCCCCTTTCAAGGCCCATGTCCGAGAAGCAGTTAGTAAGGGGAATGGATTATATTCGAGGCAGCAGGTGTTTTATGAATACAGACCTCCACAACAGTGCAACAATTCCTTTTCAAGAGGAAGGTGCTAAGAAATCCTCTGTTACATCATCCACAAAATCTTCTTCTGCAGAGCCCTCACTACTGGTCAGTTGGATAACAAGGCTTAAATTGTTGACTCATTGA